A window of the Lactuca sativa cultivar Salinas chromosome 7, Lsat_Salinas_v11, whole genome shotgun sequence genome harbors these coding sequences:
- the LOC111877308 gene encoding F-box/LRR-repeat protein At3g58900, which yields MIRKSKRLTMGEHRGDEQHEIEHICDMVDYINNLPDCIVHHILSFMPTKEVVKTSILSTRWKNLWASAPTIDFDDLLFCSVSDIDYDDLFVCDRKVHDRRQPDVTSFMNFIERVLRLRGVSNIIKFRLTCVSSYEESQIQNSQIHSWISDAIMHNVQELDLSLFREDPSMIPWSILDRTSLVSLKIRSNYYVTELPSCISFPCLKTLHLLSVVFPDDDHAEKLLLGCPVLEELVLSHNWMNLNNIVISNSTLKSLTIEDILHFQEDILHFQEPLYDPTNVCKIKIDAENLTYFEYIGFLSNEIILSNTSSLVNACVYIPPEWKKEVTGRVIGLLKQLQYVVSLKLCRRTLESLVFADNNLFRFPVFPNLSHLILSMKIGKHTFRVLMDLLSFCPVLQSICFSEGFMRDRYLGMNYSIWSLIPKCISNCLKTLTFKNFHADNSEIGFLKCVLKHACVLERMDVWWSKTPRPDIKKRMEARVEIETMKRNSTACVIKFS from the exons A TGATTAGGAAATCAAAGAGGCTAACCATGGGTGAACACAGAGGCGATGAGCAACATGAAATTGAACATATATGTGATATGGTCGATTATATCAACAATCTACCTGACTGTATTGTTCACCATATCCTATCATTTATGCCAACCAAAGAAGTTGTAAAGACATCCATATTATCAACAAGATGGAAGAACCTCTGGGCTTCTGCCCCCACCATCGATTTTGATGATTTATTGTTTTGTTCTGTCTCCGACATCGATTATGATGATCTATTTGTTTGTGATAGAAAGGTTCATGATCGTCGTCAGCCTGATGTTACTTCCTTCATGAACTTTATAGAAAGAGTCCTCCGATTACGGGGTGTATCGAATATCATAAAGTTTCGTCTAACATGTGTTAGTAGCTATGAAGAATCTCAAATACAAAATTCTCAAATACATTCATGGATTTCTGATGCAATCATGCACAATGTTCAGGAGCTTGATCTGTCTCTCTTTCGAGAGGATCCATCTATGATTCCTTGGTCTATTCTTGATAGAACATCATTGGTTAGcctgaaaataagatcaaattattATGTTACTGAACTCCCATCTTGCATTTCTTTTCCATGTCTGAAAACCCTGCACCTACTTTCTGTTGTGTTCCCGGATGATGATCATGCAGAAAAGCTTCTGTTAGGCTGTCCAGTTCTAGAGGAGTTGGTTTTATCACATAACTGGATGAACTTGAACAACATCGTCATTTCCAATTCCACCTTAAAGAGCTTGACCATAGAAGATATTCTACACTTTCAGGAGGATATTCTACACTTTCAGGAGCCATTGTATGATCCTACTAATGTTTGTAAGATCAAAATCGATGCAGAAAATCTTACATATTTTGAATATATCGGATTTCTATCAAACGAGATTATCTTGAGTAATACATCGTCCCTGGTCAACGCATGCGTTTACATTCCTCCCGAGTGGAAAAAAGAAGTCACGGGTCGAGTTATTGGTCTGCTCAAACAACTACAATATGTTGTTTCTTTGAAGTTATGCAGGCGTACTTTGGAG TCTCTTGTATTTGCAGATAACAACCTGTTCCGTTTTCCGGTGTTTCCAAATCTGAGCCATTTAATATTGAGTATGAAAATTGGGAAGCATACATTTAGAGTATTGATGGATTTGCTTTCCTTCTGTCCAGTTCTACAATCTATTTGTTTCTCTGAG GGATTCATGCGCGACAGGTACCTTGGTATGAACTATTCAATTTGGTCATTGATACCTAAATGCATCTCCAATTGCCTCAAGACATTGACCTTCAAGAACTTTCATGCGGATAACTCAGAAATAGGTTTCCTCAAATGTGTTTTAAAGCATGCATGTGTTTTGGAGAGGATGGACGTCTGGTGGTCAAAGACTCCGCGACCAGATATAAAGAAGAGAATGGAGGCGAGGGTTGAAATAGAAACAATGAAAAGGAACTCTACAGCTTGTGTCATCAAGTTCTCATGA
- the LOC111877269 gene encoding F-box/LRR-repeat protein At3g58900 gives MTEHRGHKQHDIDFSNLPDCILDQILSFMPTKDAVKTSILSTRWKNLWVSVPNIDFDDALLCAREVDGWRRPHVTSFVNFVERVLRLCNPSKMEKFRLSCRVFRDAFQIRSWISHAIMHNVQELDLSLFAKDPSMIPRSVFHNTSLVSLKIRMDCAIQLPSHVSFPCLKALQLSYVQFLHDDFTETFLSGCPVLEKLILFNNSFKSNITISSSSLKSLTIRDLSRFGEIDDLSGCKIKIGAENLIYFEYIGYLSNWIMFSDTSSLDISFINIPTHNERLQKVANRAIDLLKQLQYVVSLRLSNLTLQGLMHLGENNLIWSSIPICMSNCLKIVAMKNFHGYDSEICLLKNVLKTARVLERMDIRWSETYLRDLKRKTNARKELEKIVKSSPACVIKFS, from the exons ATGACTGAACACAGAGGCCACAAGCAACATGATATTGATTTCAGCAACCTACCTGATTGTATTCTTGATCAGATTCTGTCTTTTATGCCCACAAAAGATGCTGTAAAGACATCTATATTATCTACAAGATGGAAGAACCTGTGGGTTTCTGTTCCCAATATTGATTTTGATGATGCATTGTTGTGTGCTAGAGAGGTTGATGGTTGGCGTAGGCCTCATGTGACTTCCTTTGTGAACTTTGTAGAAAGAGTTCTACGCTTATGCAATCCATCGAAGATGGAGAAGTTTCGTCTATCATGTCGTGTTTTCCGTGATGCATTTCAGATACGTTCATGGATTTCTCATGCAATCATGCACAATGTTCAGGAGCTTGATCTATCTCTCTTTGCAAAGGATCCATCTATGATTCCTCGGTCTGTGTTTCATAACACATCATTGGTTAGCCTTAAAATAAGAATGGATTGTGCTATTCAACTCCCATCACATGTTTCTTTTCCATGCCTGAAAGCATTGCAATTGTCCTATGTTCAGTTCCTGCATGATGATTTTACAGAAACGTTTCTCTCAGGCTGCCCAGTTCttgaaaaattgatattattCAATAACAGCTTCAAATCGAACATTACAATTTCAAGTTCCTCCTTAAAGAGCTTGACCATACGTGATCTGTCACGGTTTGGGGAAATCGATGATCTTAGTGGCTGTAAGATCAAGATTGGTGCAGAAAATCTTATTTACTTTGAATATATCGGATATCTATCCAACTGGATTATGTTTAGTGATACATCATCTCTCGACATATCATTCATTAATATTCCGACTCACAATGAGAGGCTACAGAAAGTTGCAAACCGAGCTATTGATCTACTTAAACAACTACAATATGTCGTGTCTTTGAGGTTATCTAATCTTACCTTGCAG GGACTCATGCACCTTGGTGAGAACAATTTAATTTGGTCATCAATACCTATATGCATGTCGAATTGCCTAAAGATAGTGGCCATGAAGAACTTTCATGGTTATGATTCAGAAATATGTTTACTAAAAAATGTTTTGAAGACTGCGCGTGTATTGGAGAGGATGGATATTAGGTGGTCTGAGACTTATCTACGAGATCTGAAGAGGAAAACAAATGCGAGGAAGGAATTGGAAAAGATTGTAAAGAGCTCTCCTGCTTGTGTCATCAAGTTCTCGTGA